The nucleotide window GGTACCAAGCACAGAGGAGGGGCATCTGCCCCAGTGTAGGATGTCAGGACTGGCTTCTAGAAGGCAGTAACCCTGAGGTTAACCTTagcaagataaagaaaatggagaagggCAGTCCATGCAGAGAAGCTAGAAATAGCCCAGCATGTTTGGGAACCACAAGACTGACTATTGTTGCAGCGTGAGGAGCAGTGGTCAGTAAAGAGTCTGGGGGTCGCAGGGTCTGATCAGTGCCTCTCCCGCTAAGCTGAAGCGGTTAACCTTTATCATAGGCAGAGAGGAGTCATGGAAAGAATTTTTCTTGGAGGTGGtgctgagtttttttttattggagtataattgctttacaatgtcgtgttagtttctgctgtacaacaaagtgaatcagctatatgtatacatatatccccatatcccctccctcttgagcctccctcccaccctcgctacggggagatcagctcaatgctttgtgacgacctagaggggtgggatagagatttatttatttatttattttaaaaatttatttattttatttttatttatttttggctgtgttgggtcttcgttgctgcgctagcactttctctagtcgcagcaagcgggggctactcttcgttgcggtgcacgggcttctcattgcgatggcttctcttgttgtggagcacgggctctaggcgcacaggcttcagtagttgtggcacatgggctcagtagttgtggctcgcgggctctagagcgcaggctcggtatttatggtgcacgggcttagttgctctgcggcatgtgggatcttcccggaccggggctcgaacctgtgtcccctgaatagGCAGGAGGATTcccaaacactgcgccaccagggaagcctgagatttattttttaacataagaacTGATCATAGCTAATACTTACGTAGCACTTAGTGTGTGCCAGAAACCGTTCTGAGTGTTTTATGTTTATGAACTTACAACAACCCCGTGAAGCAGGTACAGTTGTTATTTCCACTTTAccggtgagaaaactgaggcaaggagaagttaagtaacttgtcaagGTCACACACCTTGTAAACAgtggaaccaggattcaaatccaggtagtCTGGGTCAAGACCCTGCTCTTCACCATCAAACAGGACTGTTAGTTATTAAAAGTCTAACAATACGGAAacatattaagtaaaaaattaaagttcTCTGCACAAGCCTTTACCCCCCGGCCCTTAGTtcttctctacaccctctccccAAAATCCCATTTTTCTCCCCAGAAGTAATCCTGGTGATAGTTTGGTATTTATCCTCCCAGATCTTTTCctgcatattttcatgtgcttagcatatatgttactttttgttttaatgtaaatgagatcatgcagtctcttctttgttttattttttcacttaacacaTGTGTTAGAGATTAGGCATTTACATTATTTCCCACTTTCAGTCTTATAAAtgatactgcaatgaacataatcTTTGGTTAAGCACTTAATAGGATGTCTTCCTAGATATAGAATTACGAAGTGCATTTAATGGTATCGGGGGTATGTGGATTTAATATTCTGATAGATACTACCAAACTGTCCTCTAAAAAAGCTATAAAACCAATGTATATTCTCACAAACTATGAGAATACTCACTTCCCCATATGCTAATATTGAATGTAACCtgcaattttaatttttgccaatctagtgaatttaaaaagtgttattcATTTTAATATCAATTTCCTTGTTTAGTgatgaagttgaacatcttttcatctaTGATTGGCCATTTTCCCCCTGTGAACTatcagttctcttttttttttttttttgccgtgccgtgcggcttgtgggatcctgttccccgaccagggaccaaacccgtgccctccgcagtgaaagcacagagtcctaactgctggacggccagggaattcccatatcaGTTCTTATTCTTTGTTCAGTTGGCCTatatgtctttttgttattgatatgTTGGAACTCTTTATatgtgatgtatttttttaaaataatttacatttgcaTGTAAGCCTTCAAGCATTTTGTTCCACAttgtagtttaattttatttatttatttatttatttatttatttatggctgtgttgggtcttcgtttctgtgcgagggctttctctagttgcggcaagcgggggccactcttcatcgcggtgcgcgggcctctcaccatcgcggcctctcttgttgcggggcacaggctccagacgcgcaggctcagtaattgtggctcacgggcccagttgctccgcggcatgtgggatcttcccagaccagggctcgaacccgtgtcccctgcattgacagtcagactctcaaccactgtaccaccagggaagccctatatgtgATGTATTAATCTTCCCAATCTTTAGTCATTTTCTTTGGTTTGTTGTGTCTTTTGtagtttgtaattttatttagCTCGTACTGGCAAATTTATCCCACTTTGATATATCTACCTGCTACTGTCTGACCTCTCTGATCACTCTTGGTCTTTGACCCTGCTGTCACCTCTGACCCATGACTGTCCTCTGGTCTTCACtctccagagctttctggctTCTGACTCCCCTGACCTCCTTGTCTTGGCCTCCCCCAGGTTTGTGAATGGGGCAGGTTACTTTGCTGCTGCAGCTGATGCCATCCTGCGAGCTCAAGAAGAGATTTTCATCACAGGCTGGTGGTAAGTGGGGAAAAATCCTGAGCAAGAAGCGGTAGGATAGGGCCTGCAACAGATCAGCTTATGGGTCAGAAAAGGAGTGGAAGGGGAGGAGTGACTGTTGTCGGGAGCTTAGCTTGCCCTTACCCCCTGCCCTGAATCCCAGGTTGAGTCCTGAGATTTACCTGAAGCGTCCAGCCCATTCAGATGACTGGAGACTGGACATTATGCTCAAGAAGAAGGCGGTGAGGAGAGTGGTTGGGCTGGAGGGGAGGTATGGTGGCGGGGTGGCCTGTGGGTGGAGATTGGTTAGAAGGGACTGTAGCATGGGGGAAGGCAGGGAATCTGAAATTTGAGGAGGAGGAAATATGCCCATCCTGGCTCAGTGTCTGGCAAACATCACCGCCTCCCCTTCCCTAAGGAGAACTGACACCTCCCTGTTCTTGCCCTTCCTCTAGCTGGTACAGACTTTCCTCCCAGTATCCATTACACTCTGTTGTGTTACTGCAGGGTGGacatgtctgtctctctccctggaCTGATTAATATCACTAGTTCCAATACAAGGCATAGTGTCTGCTATGTTGGGAGCATCCATAGATGTTGACGGGTGGGAGGAAAGATATGTGGATGATGGAGAGtgggtgggtgaatggatgggTAGATGATGGAGAGGGAGATAGATAGAAGGATGTGAGGTTGGGAAAGTGGGTCAGTAGGAGAGTGGGCAGGTAGATGGATGAATGATAGATGGTAGATGAGGGGATGAGTAAATTTTGGGGAAAATGGGTGGATAGATAATGCTGGGTAGGTGGGTAGACGTGTGGATGGGTGAGCAGATAGATGATGTTCAATCTAGGTTTGCTGTAAGGAACAAAGCAGGGTGTAATGGCAGAGCATTGAGGACCTCCAGGCAGGGAGGAGGAATATACAGGAATCCTGAGCATGGGGAAGGGtttgggagggtgggaaggggtcATTCCAAGAGAGGCATTAGGATCTGATTCCCTCACTGACCACCAGGAGGAGGGTGTCCAGGTGTCCGTACTGCTGTTTAAGGAAGTGGAGTTGGCCTTGACCATCAACAGTGACTATAGCAAGAAGGTTCTGATGCTACTGCATCCCAACATAAAGGTGACTCTCAGCCCTCAGAGACCCCTTCCCTGCAGCCCTCCTCACCACACTTTCCCATCCCCTCAACCCTCCCTTTCCTTGAGCATCTCATCCTTCTGTCTTTCCATTCTCTCCTCCAacacctcctctttcttctcccaccTAAGCTCACTCTCATGAACTCCCCCATACCTGCTCCAGGTGATGCGCCACCCAGACCAGGTGACTCTGTGGGCCCACCATGAGAAGCTCCTAGTGGTGGACCAAGTAGTGGCCTTCTTGGGGGGGCTGGACCTCGCCTATGGCCGCTGGGATGACCTGCACTACAGACTGACTGACCTTGGGGACTCCTCTGAGTCAGCTGCCCCCCAGGTAATCCCCCAAGGCCTTCCTGAGCTCCCCCAAACTCAGCTAACCTAAATCCACACCCCTTCCCAGCTCCAGCCTTCCCCTCCAGTCATTCCAAGCCCACACTCAGGGTTCCTTGGCCTTTCTGGGACCCCAAGAACCTGCTTTGAATATACTATGACCCAGTCCCCTCCCCATGTCCGttacccacccctcccccccattccTCTAGGGATTTCAAATGCATCTGAAGGGGAGGACCAGGGAATCAAACTGTCTCTGCTTCATTCTTActttgtgtctctctgtctcccagTCTTCCAatgctcctttcttctctttggcCTGGCTCTGTACGGCCCCATGACCTCTCCTTGCCCCTGGTTTGGGTGTGTTCCCCCTACAGCCCCCCACCTCATGCTCAGACCCTCCAGCTACACCAGACCTTTCTCACAACCAACTCTTCTGGCTGGGCAAGGACTACAGCAATCCTATCACTAAGGACTGGGTCCAGTTGGATCAGCCTTTTGAGGGTAGGAGTCCCCTTCCTCCAAAGCCCgtgagagctgggagcaggggcagaaggcagggctgggactgaGGATGGGATGAACTGGGTCAAGGGTGATGCACCCTCCCCTCGGgttggctcctcctcctccctgccccaagtGTCCCCAAGAGACCATCCCTGACCTCTCCCCTGACTCTCCTGGGACCCCCAGATTTCATTGACAGGGAGACCACCCCCCGGATGCCATGGCGGGACGTCGGGGTGGTGGTCCATGGCTCACCCGCCAGGGACCTTGCCCGGCACTTCATCCAGCGCTGGAATTTCACCAAGGTGCTCGatccctcctgctccctcctgTGAGgctggagggcgggagggagcctGGGGCAGCTCGTCACCTCCCTCTGACTCTGCCATCCCTCTTCCTCAGAACACCAAGGCCAAGTACAAGATACCCATGTACCCCTACCTGCTGCCCAAGTCCACTAGCACCGCAAACCAGCTCCCTTTCATGCTCCCGGGAGTGCAGTGCGCCACCGTGCAGGTGAGGCTCCGACTTCAGCCTGCCCTCGCCTCCCTCCCTTCAGCCCAGTGCCCCAGCCCACTCTCCCTGACCTGAGAGCCCCTGCCAGACCCCTCCTCTCCCGGGCTCAGGAGCCACATCATATTCGCCGTCCCCCCCAGGTCTTGCGGTCAGTGGACCACTGGTCAGCGGGGACCTTGGAGAACTCCATCCTCAATGCCTACCTGCACACCATCAGGGAGAGCCAGCACTTCCTCTACATTGAGGTCTgactggggggagggtggggcagaGGACGGAGGGGACATCCCAGGGGAGAGACTTAGGATGTCAGTGGCATCAATCGTTGAGGACTGGCGTAACTGGGCCTGGAGAAATGCAGAAGCCTGGGGCCAGGGCCtggagcctgggggtggggatggcagcggggagctgagggcaggggctggggctggactgCTGATGTCTGTCATTGGTCCCTGCCCCAGAATCAATTCTTCATTAGCTGCTCAGATGGGCGGACGGTGCTGAACAAGGTGGGCGATGAGATTGTGGACAGAATCCTGAAGGCCCACAAGTAAGATGGACCAGCCAGAGTGTGAGGATTGTGGGCGTGGTTTAAGCCCAACTGGATGGGTGGGGCTTGGGGGAGAGGTCACACCTCTGACTCCACCCCTCCCCAGACAGGGGCAGTGCTTCCGAGTCTACATGCTTTTGCCCCTGCTCCCCGGGTTCGAGGGCGACATCTCCACAGGTGGTGGTAACTCCATCCAGGCCATTCTGCACTTCACTTACAGGTGACCCTCGGCGCCCCCCTCAGCCAGACTCTGCCTCTCCATGGCCCCATCCTACCTATGCCTCCATCCTGACTCTGTCCTGATCCCTTCTTGCTGGACTTTTGAGGTCCACCTCTCTCCTGACatcccccatctcctccccagTCTCCACCTCCCTCACCCATTCTCTTCCCTCAGGACGCTGTGTCGTGGAGAGTATTCAATTCTACATCGCCTCAAAGCAGCCAGTGAGTGCTGGGAGCtgggggttcaagccctggactCCCGGGGAGGGGGCGATTGAGGGACTGGAGCCCCAGGGATGGACGGAAGGAGGCTATCACTCCTGCATGCTTCTGGGGCTACTGCCTGAGCCCACAGGTGGCCTTACACTGCAGAGAGAAGTATATAGACCAGGGCTTCTGAAGTGAGGAGGTAGATGGGACAGGGCTCTGTCTGCACATGGAGAGTACCTCTCACctcactccccttccccccatctctTACTCACAGTGGGGACAGCATGGCGGGACTATATTTCCATCTGTGGGCTTCGCACACACGGAGAGCTGGGTAGGCACCCGGTCTCAGAGCTCGTCTACATCCACAGCAAGATGCTCATTGCAGATGACCGGACAGTCATCATTGGTCAGTGCTGGATCTCGGCCCTGGCAAcgagaggagggtggggagaagtGGAGCAGGGCCCAGCCAGGGGCAACAGGGATGGAGGTGGGTGATGGAGATTGCAGCTGAGGCCCAGTTGGGGATGGAGGCCAAAGAAGGCGTGTTGCCCACAGGCTGGTTCTTGGGTAGAGGTGATGGGGTCTCCTGGGCTCAGGAGGACACAGTGTGTCctgcacccccaccccccacccctgcccaggctCCGCAAACATCAATGACCGGAGTTTACTGGGGAAGCGGGACAGTGAGCTGGCTGTGCTGATCGAGGACACGGAGATGGAGGCATCCCTCATGAATGGTGTGGAATATCAGGCGGGCAGGTTTGCCTTGAGTTTGCGGAAACACTGCTTCAGGTAGAGCCGGGGTGGGGTGCTACAGCGTAGTGGGAGAGGTGGAAAGGGGGAGGGTCTGCCTTTTGAGCAAGTGTGAGGATTGCTTAGAGGTAGTACTGGATTTCCCAAGAGGCAGACTCATCCAGTTTAAGGTACCGGCAAAGCAGGGATaccaaaaaaatgagaaacaaatatttcaaaagtaaCTTGGTATATCTTTTAAAGCATTAAAGTAGTCGCCAAAGTAGAGACAAATTAAAGCTCTGTTGGACTCGTTTACACTTATTTTACTGTTTAACATTGCTTCTATTTTGAAATACCTGGGTAGGCACATTATAATTTTCTGGTATTCAGGCTTTCAAAGGATCTTAATCTGGCCCTGCTGGGACCCCTTTCTCCCGCAGCGTGATTCTCGGGGCAGATGCCCGGCCGGACCTGGATCTCCGAGACCCTGTCTGTGATGACTTCTTCCAGTCATGGCAAGACACAGCTGAGAACAATGCCAATATCTATGAGCAGGTGGGCAAGGGGTGTGGGCAGGGGTGCTGGCAGGGGGAAGTTCACGGATTATCCTGTCtagggtgggatagagaggagcCCCCGCACAGCCATCCTCATAAGGGGATGAGGGTCTGGGGACATCATGGGATTCAGTGGCTCAGGGTCAGTGTAGAGGGATATGGTGGGCATGGGGGCGTCTAGCCCAGTTGGGCTTGGACTCTTGGGCAGTCTCCCCAAGCCTTATTGGCTTCCATACCCCTCGCCCATAGATCTTCCGCTGCCTGCCGTCCAACGCCACTCGCTCCCTCCGGGCACTCCGGGAGTATGTGGCCGCGGAGCCGCTGGCCACGGTCAGCCCTCCCTTGGCCCGGTCTGAACTCACCCAGGTCCAGGGCCACCTGGTCCACTTCCCCCTCAAGTTCCTGGAGGATGAGTCTTTGCTGCCCCCCCTGGGTAGCAAGGAGGGCATGATACCCCTAGAAGTGTGGACATAGCTGCAGCTCCAGCCCGGGAGAGGTCACCAGCCGCTGGGCTCCACCTCATCTGGCTCCCTGCCCCCTCACCCTGAGGACCGAGGGCAGTGCCTTTGAGACCTGGGGGAGGCAGGCATCCCCGGAGGGGACTAGAGAAGTCACAGAGGACCCTTTCTTGAGAAGCAGCGAAAGAGGACACTCTCAAGCCCGGGCTGGGGAGGCAGAAGAGGGTCCAGAGAAGTTCATCCTCCTCGCTGCCCAGTTCAAACCACTGCTACAAAGGAGAAGCAAAACTCCTGCCGGGATGCCTGGGGCCAGCCTCCTACTCCAGGAGGACCAGATTCTGCCCTGGGCCTTCCCATCTCTCCCTTCGTCTTCCTGCCCTGgaaccccctccctgccccagggcctttcccAGTTCATTACTGCCAAagtggagggaaggatggagccACTCCCGGCTTCAGTGCCCATGGTGGGGaggggacggggggtggggggatgcacACTAACCCCCTCCACCAGCTGATGACAGACACTAACTCTGTATCAGTTCAATAAGCGTTTCATAAATAAAAGCCTAGAAAAGGTCCTTGCCTCTTCCTTGGCTGAACTGAGTGCTTGTCTCAGCTGCCCCCCCAGGCCTACACACAGCAGCACAGGCCCCTTCACCCTCTCTCCACACCACTGGTTTCTTCTTTCTGTGACTTCATCTCCGCTCCGCTTGTCTGTGGCTTCGGGAGCTCCGTCACCAGGTGCTGGGAAGACAAGGTGTTCACACAGGGATGCCTGGGTAAAAGAAGGGCGGGGCCAAACCAGGACTCCTGGAGGACAGTGGAGCTGATGGTGCAGCTTCAGGTGAGGGAGGTGCCCAAAGAAGGGCCCAGAGGGGCTGCCTCTTGTTCCTCAAGTGACTGCAAGGGGAGAGGCTTAGCGAAGCCCCTGGGAGTGGATAAGGGTATAGGCTTGAGGTCAGGAAGAACTGGGCCCAAATCCTGGACTTGTCACTTACTACCTTGGTGACCTTGTCAAGTCAcatcacttctctgggcctcggtgGTCCCAACtgggaaatgggaataatacttaATAACTGGCTTGCTGTAAAGATTCAGTCATTGActtagatatttattgagtacctgctctttGCCAGACACCATTCTAAACTCACAGCAGTGAGTACAACAAAGTCCCCACCCTCGTGGGACAGGCACGTATGTCCTGGAGCTTCAgtgtccagtacagtagccaccagccacatttggctatttacatttaaattaattacaattaGAAATAGGTAAAGATTTAGTTCCTCACTCGCAGCAGCCATGTTTCAAGTGCTCAGGAGCCACTCGTGTCTAGTGGCTAGCATATTGGACGGTGCAGGTATAGACCATTTCCGTCATTGCACAGAGTTCTATTGGTTGGCAGTGCtccagagggaagagagaaaatagatgGTGTAGTCTACAAGAGAATGTAGTTCACACTGGACTGAGGAGGGTTATCTCCCACGGCAGGTGGAGAGAAAAGGATAAGATAACAGGGGTATACAGAGAGAGCTCTTTGAGTGAATTGGTGacttttatttcttaagctgggtGGTGGGATAtgaactttatatatatttttccatatctttttgtatatctgaaatatttttcaattagaAAAAAGTTTAGCACAGTCCTGGATCTTGTCCTTTGTTTCCCCAGCCTCACTCCCCAATCTCAGAATTGACCACAGgagcaggaagaaacagaggGGAATAGAGTGAGCAGTTTAggaggccttcctggaggaggggtgtgctTGTGGATGATGACGTGGAGAGAGGGGATACTGTGGCCTTGCTCACATCCTCTCTTTTGAGTCCAGCCCTCCGTTCCTCTGAAGAAGCCACTTCCACACAAGAAATTCCCCCTCCCATGTATAGCCAGTCCCCAGGTACTAATTGGCATTCTGCTAATTAGCCTCATTGTCAGCACTAAGGGCCTCTTTCCCTAGGGGACCGTTACCTCATTAACTGTGGAGTGGAGTGGAGGCAGCAGCTGccccagggctgggccaggggTAGGTGGGCTTCTGCTTCATACTGTCTGCTGGTCTATCTGCTCCCCACTCATTGGTCCTGGAGTTTCTTGAATGGAGGCCCGCACAGTGTAGGGAAAAAAAGCAGTAGGCCTGCAATCAGAAGAGTTGCCTCTAGACCCAGGGTGAAGAGAATGAATCCAGCCTCCCAAGGTGGGTGGGAGGCCCTGAGGGTGATTGGGTCTGTGCAAAATGTCCAACCCCCAGGGATCCAAAATTTgccttatttttaatagtttaactTTTCTTGATGCCTGATCCAGGGCTTCCTCTACCACATTGTCTCTTTTAAAGTTATTATGGACAatttcatatatacataaaagtaGAGAATAGACTGATGAAACCTCAGGTACCCACACATCAATACTccagcttcaataattatcagcaggacttacctggtggcacagtagttgggaatctgcctgccaatgcaggggacacaggtttgagccctggtctgggaagatcccacatgccgcagagcgactaagcccgtgagccacaactactgagcctgcacgtctggagcctgtgctctgcaacgggagaggctgcgacagtgagaggcccgcgcaccgcgatgaagagtggcccccactcgccgcaactggagaaagccctcgcacagaaacgaagacccaacacagccaaaaataaataaattaataataattattattattattattatcagcaCAGGGCCAATCTTGTTTCTctatcctccccaccccccaggttAGACTGCCTCTTGAGGTTTGGGTGGCCATCTGTCCTACCTCTGTGATCTTAATTTGCTCATTCTTTGATTCCGTATGTCTTTATTAAACACTGCCTGAGTCAGGCATTAGTAAATTTACTGAGGACCTTGAATATACCAAGTGCTTCACatacctaattttattttaccCTAACCTTCCtgttattatctctgttttacagatgatagAATTGAACCTGAGAGATTAATGACTTGCACAAAGCACTGTTTTTTCCTACTATCCCATGCTCTTGTCCTTGAGTTACTATATTTCACAGTGCCTACCCAGACACAGAGGCTTTCATTCACTTGCATGTTACTGAACCTCTAGTGGGTGCGGGCCTGTGTTGAACAAGGCTGACATAATTCTTGCCTTTAAGGAGATTCAACATTTACAATTCAAAGTGTTAAATGTTACCATGGGTTTAAGCCAGGTAGCTAAAACAGAGGAGCCAAACTCAGTCTCAGGGGGTCAAGGAagtcttcatggaggaggtgattTAGACATGAAGGACAAAGCAAAAGTCAGTGAGAATGGGCATGGTCAGAATATTCTGGGGGAGAAGAAATGGTTGAGGAGGGTCTTTTGAGTTCTGGGAACTGCGTGTAGAGGATTTCCATATGGCTAGAACATGTGAGGTTGAATGGTGGAGTACTGAAAAACAGGGCAGGAGAAACAGGCAGAAACTTGAAGGGTCATGGTTGCCACACTTGAGGCTCCAAAGACAGTGGGGAGCTAGTGAAGGATCTTAAACAGAAGAGTGACATCAGATTTGAGTTTTAGAAAAATCATGCACTCTGAGTATAGAGAATTGACCTAAGGAGGTCAGTCAAGAAGACCAAGTAGGAGGCTAATAAGAGTATTGAAGGTAGGTGATGATTATGGCTTGGACAAGGACAACAGCAAGGTAAACTGGGCgtggcgggggtgggtgggagaggagCAAGACTGGATGTGCATCGGAATGTGCAAAGGAGAAGGGTCCAGAAAGGAGGATGTCTGCGTCTTTCCAAGGACTTTTCATTCAAACTCTTCTAAGCGATGTTTACATTAAGGCTGACAGTGGGGTCTTTTGGAGATACCATCATTGCTGGAAGTGATCTCAAAGATCAAActgccttctctttctttcaaattCACAATGTAAGAAAGGCCCAGAGAAGCAAagcaacttgttcaaggtcacacagcatgtcAGTGGCAGAACATGACTCCTTGTTCTTTATATAGCATTACCCAGCCTCCAGTGAGGCTAATGGCTGGGGGTGCTACGCCAACACGACTAGACCTGAGGTGACCCAAGCAAGATTGGAAGGGGCTGGACATagatccctcctcctcccttccacctccccttgccaccccctccccctcgcaCAGCTCCAGGGATCAGTCAATGAATAATTGTTGAAACAGTTCCTGTGTACAGAACAAGAGGTGCAGAGACAAAGGTCTGCGGTAGGATTCCCTATCCTGAGATCTGAGATCCCCTTCTGAACCCTCCCCACTGCAGCCGGGGAAGGGGGTCAGCGGCATTCTTGAGGCAGCCAGTCCTCTTctccactccccatcccccaggtGGTTTCTCCAGCCAAGTTCTCACGAAGAGGCCCCTCCCTCAGCGGCTCCACTGTTGCCATGGCAATTAGGTGGGTGGACAGCCCATCCTATCTAGAGGCCACCCAGCCCTCGCGTGGGGAGTTACCATAACAACCCCTCTAGTAATAGAGGGTGTTGggtcccgcccccctccccccgcaaaTAGAGAGGTGGGTGGCTTGA belongs to Eubalaena glacialis isolate mEubGla1 chromosome 19, mEubGla1.1.hap2.+ XY, whole genome shotgun sequence and includes:
- the PLD2 gene encoding phospholipase D2 isoform X3, with the protein product MERVAPSRRAAGGPSAQAARRTAGRAEGGGGGTGPTRIPRRMAATSESLSEDSRQLQMEPDEVDTLKEGEDPADRMHPFLAIYDLQSLKIHPLVFAPGVPVIAQVVGTERYTSGSKVGTCTLYSVCFTHGDFTWTTKKKFCHFQELHRDLLRHKVLTSLLPLARFAVAYSPAQEATNREMPSLRRAGPEGSARHASSKQKYLENYLNCLLTMSFYRNYHAMTEFLEVSQLSFIPDLGSKGLEGVIRKRSGGHRVPGLTCGRDQVCYRWSKRWLVVKDSFLLYMCLKTGAITFVQLFDPGFKVQVGKRSTEARYGVRIDTSHRFVNGAGYFAAAADAILRAQEEIFITGWWLSPEIYLKRPAHSDDWRLDIMLKKKAEEGVQVSVLLFKEVELALTINSDYSKKVLMLLHPNIKVMRHPDQVTLWAHHEKLLVVDQVVAFLGGLDLAYGRWDDLHYRLTDLGDSSESAAPQPPTSCSDPPATPDLSHNQLFWLGKDYSNPITKDWVQLDQPFEDFIDRETTPRMPWRDVGVVVHGSPARDLARHFIQRWNFTKNTKAKYKIPMYPYLLPKSTSTANQLPFMLPGVQCATVQVLRSVDHWSAGTLENSILNAYLHTIRESQHFLYIENQFFISCSDGRTVLNKVGDEIVDRILKAHKQGQCFRVYMLLPLLPGFEGDISTGGGNSIQAILHFTYRTLCRGEYSILHRLKAAMGTAWRDYISICGLRTHGELGRHPVSELVYIHSKMLIADDRTVIIGSANINDRSLLGKRDSELAVLIEDTEMEASLMNGVEYQAGRFALSLRKHCFSVILGADARPDLDLRDPVCDDFFQSWQDTAENNANIYEQQRKRTLSSPGWGGRRGSREVHPPRCPVQTTATKEKQNSCRDAWGQPPTPGGPDSALGLPISPFVFLPWNPLPAPGPFPVHYCQSGGKDGATPGFSAHGGEGTGGGGMHTNPLHQLMTDTNSVSVQ
- the PLD2 gene encoding phospholipase D2 isoform X4 encodes the protein MERVAPSRRAAGGPSAQAARRTAGRAEGGGGGTGPTRIPRRMAATSESLSEDSRQLQMEPDEVDTLKEGEDPADRMHPFLAIYDLQSLKIHPLVFAPGVPVIAQVVGTERYTSGSKVGTCTLYSVCFTHGDFTWTTKKKFCHFQELHRDLLRHKVLTSLLPLARFAVAYSPAQEATNREMPSLRRAGPEGSARHASSKQKYLENYLNCLLTMSFYRNYHAMTEFLEVSQLSFIPDLGSKGLEGVIRKRSGGHRVPGLTCGRDQVCYRWSKRWLVVKDSFLLYMCLKTGAITFVQLFDPGFKVQVGKRSTEARYGVRIDTSHRSLILKCSSYRQARWWAQEITELAQGPGRDFVQLHRHESYAPPRPGTLARWFVNGAGYFAAAADAILRAQEEIFITGWWLSPEIYLKRPAHSDDWRLDIMLKKKAEEGVQVSVLLFKEVELALTINSDYSKKVLMLLHPNIKVMRHPDQVTLWAHHEKLLVVDQVVAFLGGLDLAYGRWDDLHYRLTDLGDSSESAAPQPPTSCSDPPATPDLSHNQLFWLGKDYSNPITKDWVQLDQPFEDFIDRETTPRMPWRDVGVVVHGSPARDLARHFIQRWNFTKNTKAKYKIPMYPYLLPKSTSTANQLPFMLPGVQCATVQVLRSVDHWSAGTLENSILNAYLHTIRESQHFLYIENQFFISCSDGRTVLNKVGDEIVDRILKAHKQGQCFRVYMLLPLLPGFEGDISTGGGNSIQAILHFTYRTLCRGEYSILHRLKAAMGTAWRDYISICGLRTHGELGRHPVSELVYIHSKMLIADDRTVIIGSANINDRSLLGKRDSELAVLIEDTEMEASLMNGVEYQAGRFALSLRKHCFSVILGADARPDLDLRDPVCDDFFQSWQDTAENNANIYEQIFRCLPSNATRSLRALREYVAAEPLATVSPPLARSELTQVQGHLVHFPLKFLEDESLLPPLGSKEGMIPLEVWT
- the PLD2 gene encoding phospholipase D2 isoform X2, with the translated sequence MAATSESLSEDSRQLQMEPDEVDTLKEGEDPADRMHPFLAIYDLQSLKIHPLVFAPGVPVIAQVVGTERYTSGSKVGTCTLYSVCFTHGDFTWTTKKKFCHFQELHRDLLRHKVLTSLLPLARFAVAYSPAQEATNREMPSLRRAGPEGSARHASSKQKYLENYLNCLLTMSFYRNYHAMTEFLEVSQLSFIPDLGSKGLEGVIRKRSGGHRVPGLTCGRDQVCYRWSKRWLVVKDSFLLYMCLKTGAITFVQLFDPGFKVQVGKRSTEARYGVRIDTSHRSLILKCSSYRQARWWAQEITELAQGPGRDFVQLHRHESYAPPRPGTLARWFVNGAGYFAAAADAILRAQEEIFITGWWLSPEIYLKRPAHSDDWRLDIMLKKKAEEGVQVSVLLFKEVELALTINSDYSKKVLMLLHPNIKVMRHPDQVTLWAHHEKLLVVDQVVAFLGGLDLAYGRWDDLHYRLTDLGDSSESAAPQPPTSCSDPPATPDLSHNQLFWLGKDYSNPITKDWVQLDQPFEDFIDRETTPRMPWRDVGVVVHGSPARDLARHFIQRWNFTKNTKAKYKIPMYPYLLPKSTSTANQLPFMLPGVQCATVQVLRSVDHWSAGTLENSILNAYLHTIRESQHFLYIENQFFISCSDGRTVLNKVGDEIVDRILKAHKQGQCFRVYMLLPLLPGFEGDISTGGGNSIQAILHFTYRTLCRGEYSILHRLKAAMGTAWRDYISICGLRTHGELGRHPVSELVYIHSKMLIADDRTVIIGSANINDRSLLGKRDSELAVLIEDTEMEASLMNGVEYQAGRFALSLRKHCFSVILGADARPDLDLRDPVCDDFFQSWQDTAENNANIYEQQRKRTLSSPGWGGRRGSREVHPPRCPVQTTATKEKQNSCRDAWGQPPTPGGPDSALGLPISPFVFLPWNPLPAPGPFPVHYCQSGGKDGATPGFSAHGGEGTGGGGMHTNPLHQLMTDTNSVSVQ